A stretch of the Methanomassiliicoccales archaeon genome encodes the following:
- a CDS encoding RNA-binding domain-containing protein, with the protein MPLVTIRTPLRPTEDPEKVRTAILNIFPESEIIVGQDEVTAKTATLERFKTLIRNQKILDSVRKSLLSGASASFTNLSLNKQAAFVKRVSLSEGKAALGNMEVTIESEDIERLIDEVAPRTVDGVEV; encoded by the coding sequence ATGCCCCTAGTTACCATCAGGACGCCTTTGAGGCCCACCGAGGACCCGGAGAAGGTCAGGACGGCAATTCTGAACATCTTTCCGGAAAGCGAAATCATCGTCGGACAGGACGAGGTCACCGCCAAGACCGCCACATTGGAACGGTTCAAGACCCTGATCCGGAACCAGAAGATCCTGGATTCCGTCAGGAAAAGTCTTCTCTCCGGGGCCTCCGCCAGCTTCACGAACCTTTCTCTGAACAAACAGGCGGCGTTCGTGAAACGCGTGTCATTGTCCGAGGGCAAGGCCGCCCTGGGGAACATGGAGGTAACCATCGAATCCGAGGACATCGAGCGGCTGATCGATGAGGTGGCGCCAAGGACCGTTGACGGGGTTGAGGTCTGA
- a CDS encoding DNA-directed DNA polymerase II small subunit yields the protein MTFAVNREYVVDELAKEGYLLDADAEEFILAKNDPLDFARDAISRLMTRPLVVTMRDLRTVCQVDSIDALTQVKAHLEDIGPREYCDGDVIVLKDITGASHCVGSIDGFSHYFMDRFNSVRGMLQKRRDMSGSTTISRVSDPNRMMVEKEIKVIGIVNEVKETKTGDHIIEFVDETGRITVMLGKDAKGGNDSILNDEIVGIIGKPARRVGGSYEKGGSGVKMTATEIVRPDVPISSGMPRSDSSSIIGFMSDIHVGSKTFLGTEWGRMMDWLKTEAVDLGMNYLLIPGDVVDGIGIYPDQEKELDVDDIFGQYHVLAEYLKDIPDSIKVIVQPGNHDAVRPAEPQPAFEGEFAKMFDSNAILIGNPCYLKIEGRTILSYHGKSFDDLMSSVKGLNYSKPIEAMKEMLKRRHMAPIYGGKTPLAPEPRDMLVIDTVPDIFVTGHVHGAGLSHYKGVRLINASTWQSQTSFQKMHNFNPDPAKLYLVHLGTGETDMQSFMF from the coding sequence ATGACATTTGCCGTGAACCGGGAGTACGTTGTCGATGAGCTGGCCAAGGAGGGATATCTGCTTGATGCTGATGCGGAGGAGTTCATCCTGGCCAAGAACGACCCGCTTGATTTTGCCCGGGATGCCATTTCACGATTGATGACCCGGCCCCTGGTGGTCACGATGCGGGACCTTCGGACCGTCTGCCAGGTGGATTCGATCGACGCGCTGACGCAGGTCAAGGCACACCTGGAGGACATCGGGCCGAGGGAGTACTGCGACGGTGACGTGATCGTGCTCAAGGACATCACCGGCGCTTCCCATTGCGTCGGCAGCATCGATGGTTTCTCACACTACTTCATGGACCGGTTCAATTCCGTCCGGGGAATGCTGCAGAAACGCCGGGATATGAGCGGTTCCACCACCATCAGCCGGGTCTCCGACCCCAATCGCATGATGGTAGAGAAGGAGATCAAGGTCATCGGGATCGTCAATGAGGTGAAGGAGACAAAGACCGGCGACCACATCATCGAGTTCGTGGATGAGACGGGACGCATCACCGTGATGCTCGGTAAGGACGCAAAAGGTGGCAACGACTCCATCCTGAACGATGAGATCGTCGGGATCATCGGTAAACCGGCCCGCAGGGTTGGCGGATCATACGAAAAGGGAGGGTCCGGGGTCAAGATGACGGCCACCGAAATCGTCCGCCCGGACGTTCCCATCAGCAGCGGCATGCCGCGGTCCGATTCGTCTTCCATAATCGGGTTCATGTCCGATATCCATGTGGGGAGCAAGACGTTCCTCGGCACTGAGTGGGGAAGGATGATGGACTGGCTCAAGACCGAAGCGGTCGATCTTGGCATGAACTATCTTCTGATCCCGGGGGATGTCGTTGACGGTATCGGCATCTATCCCGATCAGGAGAAGGAACTGGACGTGGACGACATATTCGGTCAGTACCACGTTCTGGCCGAGTATCTGAAGGATATCCCTGATTCGATCAAGGTCATCGTACAGCCTGGAAACCATGACGCGGTCAGGCCGGCCGAACCGCAGCCAGCTTTCGAGGGCGAGTTCGCCAAGATGTTCGATTCCAACGCGATCCTGATCGGCAACCCGTGCTATCTCAAGATAGAGGGAAGGACCATCCTGTCGTATCACGGCAAGAGTTTCGATGACCTCATGTCCTCGGTGAAGGGGCTGAACTATTCCAAGCCGATCGAGGCGATGAAGGAGATGCTGAAACGGAGGCACATGGCGCCGATCTACGGCGGAAAGACACCGCTGGCACCGGAACCCAGGGACATGCTGGTCATCGACACCGTTCCGGACATCTTCGTCACCGGCCACGTTCATGGCGCCGGACTATCACATTATAAAGGCGTCCGTCTGATCAACGCTTCCACCTGGCAGTCGCAGACCTCGTTCCAGAAGATGCACAATTTCAACCCCGACCCGGCAAAGCTCTACCTGGTGCACCTGGGCACCGGCGAGACTGACATGCAGAGCTTTATGTTCTAA
- a CDS encoding V-type ATP synthase subunit D, translated as MPAREVKPTRSELLEIKKKIKFSKTGHKILKMKRDGLILEFFKILEQAKQIREKIDKDYHTAMEKIAIAKAVDGAIAVQSSAFALKLHPEITLRSKNVMGLVVPEIEANSIRTPMDKRGYGVIGTSVYIDEAAKAFENLVETLIEAAEIETTMKKLLDEIEKTKRRVNALEFKVIPEYQEAEAFIKMRLEEMERENIFRLKRIKQKAQVAK; from the coding sequence ATGCCAGCGCGTGAAGTGAAGCCCACCCGGTCAGAACTCCTCGAGATCAAGAAGAAGATCAAGTTCTCCAAGACCGGCCACAAGATCCTGAAGATGAAGCGGGACGGCCTGATCTTGGAGTTCTTCAAGATCTTGGAGCAGGCAAAGCAGATCCGGGAGAAGATCGACAAAGACTACCATACAGCGATGGAGAAGATCGCCATAGCCAAGGCGGTCGATGGCGCCATCGCGGTCCAGTCCTCCGCTTTCGCCCTGAAGCTTCACCCGGAGATTACGCTGCGCAGCAAGAACGTCATGGGGCTGGTCGTCCCGGAGATCGAGGCCAACAGCATCCGTACCCCGATGGACAAGCGTGGTTACGGTGTGATCGGAACCTCGGTCTACATCGACGAAGCGGCCAAGGCGTTCGAGAACTTGGTCGAGACCCTCATCGAAGCGGCAGAGATCGAAACAACGATGAAGAAGCTGCTCGACGAGATCGAGAAGACCAAGCGCCGTGTGAACGCGCTCGAGTTCAAGGTGATCCCCGAATACCAGGAAGCCGAGGCCTTCATCAAGATGAGGCTCGAGGAAATGGAAAGGGAGAACATCTTCAGGCTCAAGCGCATCAAGCAGAAGGCGCAGGTAGCGAAATAA
- a CDS encoding V-type ATP synthase subunit B produces the protein MASKEYHTVSQIAGPLVFVQKTEPIGFNEIAVVTMADGTEKKGQVLDTSKDYVVIQVFEGTSGIDKNCGAKFTGETMKMPVSRDMLGRILSGSGEPLDGGPAIVPEKRLDINGAAINPWARDSPSEFIQTGISTIDGMNTLVRGQKLPIFSASGLPHNEIALQIARQAKVLGSNEEFAVVFAAMGITNEEANYFMKDFERTGALKKAVVFMNLADDPAIERIITPRLALTTAEYLAYELGYHVLVIMTDITNYCEALRQIGAAREEVPGRRGYPGYMYTDLATLYERAGRIKGKKGSITQIPILSMPGEDITHPIPDLTGYITEGQIVAKRELVRAGIYPPVDVSTSLSRLMNEGIGKGKTREDHKAVSDQCYAAYAEGKDLRGLVAIVGKDALSERDKKFLEFADLFEKRFVRQGRDEDRDIETTLNLSWELLAHLDERQLTRIDKKYIDKYHPAHKQS, from the coding sequence ATGGCATCCAAAGAGTATCACACGGTTTCGCAGATCGCCGGTCCGCTGGTGTTCGTCCAGAAGACCGAGCCGATCGGATTCAACGAGATCGCCGTCGTCACGATGGCGGATGGAACTGAGAAGAAGGGACAGGTGCTGGACACCTCCAAGGACTACGTCGTCATCCAGGTTTTCGAAGGAACATCCGGTATCGACAAGAACTGCGGTGCCAAGTTCACCGGAGAGACCATGAAGATGCCCGTTTCCCGGGACATGCTGGGCAGGATCCTGTCCGGTTCCGGAGAACCCCTGGACGGTGGCCCGGCCATCGTGCCGGAGAAGCGCTTGGACATCAACGGGGCGGCCATCAACCCGTGGGCCCGTGACTCCCCGTCCGAGTTCATTCAGACCGGTATCTCGACCATCGATGGTATGAACACCCTGGTCAGGGGCCAGAAGCTCCCGATCTTCTCTGCGTCCGGATTGCCGCACAATGAGATCGCGCTGCAGATCGCCAGGCAGGCAAAGGTGCTGGGCTCTAACGAAGAGTTTGCAGTGGTCTTCGCCGCCATGGGTATCACCAACGAAGAAGCGAACTACTTCATGAAGGACTTCGAAAGGACCGGCGCGCTGAAAAAGGCCGTCGTCTTCATGAACCTCGCCGACGACCCGGCCATCGAGCGTATCATCACGCCGAGATTGGCTCTAACCACCGCAGAGTACCTCGCCTACGAGCTGGGATACCATGTGCTGGTCATCATGACCGACATCACCAACTACTGCGAGGCGCTGAGACAGATCGGCGCTGCCAGAGAAGAGGTGCCCGGCCGTCGCGGATACCCAGGGTACATGTACACCGACCTTGCGACTCTCTACGAACGTGCTGGACGTATTAAGGGAAAGAAGGGTTCCATCACCCAGATCCCGATCCTGTCCATGCCCGGTGAGGATATCACCCACCCGATCCCGGACCTTACCGGATACATCACGGAAGGCCAGATCGTGGCGAAGAGGGAACTGGTCCGTGCCGGTATCTATCCCCCGGTCGATGTCTCGACCTCCCTGTCGAGGCTGATGAACGAGGGTATCGGAAAGGGCAAGACCCGTGAGGACCACAAGGCAGTGTCCGACCAGTGCTACGCCGCATATGCGGAGGGCAAGGACCTGAGAGGTCTCGTGGCCATCGTCGGCAAGGATGCACTCTCCGAGCGTGACAAGAAGTTCCTGGAGTTCGCAGACCTGTTCGAGAAGCGCTTCGTGCGTCAGGGCAGGGACGAGGACAGGGACATCGAGACCACGCTGAACCTTAGCTGGGAACTGCTGGCGCACCTCGACGAGAGGCAGCTGACCAGGATCGACAAGAAGTACATCGACAAGTACCACCCGGCCCACAAACAGAGCTGA
- a CDS encoding V-type ATP synthase subunit A, with protein sequence MAKEGEIYRVAGPVVTATGITPRMYDVMQVGKEGLMGEVIKIVGDKTIIQVYEDTAGIAPGEKVIDTGQPLVAELGPGLLGSVYDGIQRPLPVLMEKMGDFIQRGVSAPGLDHNVKWPFTPIVKKGDKVVSGQIIGTVPERSIIHKVMVPPGISGVVEEIRGGEFTVDDPVALIGGKKVTMLQKWPVRVGRPFSVKTAPDTPLVTGQRIMDTLFPLTKGGTGAIPGAFGTGKTVTQQQLAKWSDAEIVVYIGCGERGNEMTEVLTTFPFLDDPKTGKPLMGRTVLIANTSNMPVAAREASVYTGMTIAEYYRDMGYNVSLMADSTSRWAEAMREISSRLEEMPGEEGYPAYLSARLSEFYERAGRITTVAGETGSISVVGAVSPPGGDLNEPVTQNTLRIVRVFWALDSKLRERRHFPAINWLTSYSLYAGQLDGWYKSNVAEDFPELRNWATELLQKEAELQEIVQLVGSDALPEEQKLVLEVARTIREVFLQQNAYHPVDTYSPLKRQYAYLKTIKMFSDRAEKAVENEISVETISNMPIRSRLQRAKLEPTVDQDLEAIMAGMDKDFEALGAK encoded by the coding sequence ATGGCAAAGGAAGGCGAAATCTATAGAGTTGCGGGACCTGTCGTGACGGCAACCGGCATCACCCCGAGGATGTATGACGTTATGCAGGTCGGCAAGGAAGGCCTGATGGGCGAGGTCATCAAGATCGTTGGTGACAAGACCATCATCCAGGTATACGAGGATACCGCCGGCATAGCACCGGGAGAGAAGGTCATCGATACCGGACAGCCCCTCGTCGCAGAGCTGGGCCCGGGATTGCTGGGAAGCGTCTATGATGGTATCCAGAGGCCGTTACCGGTCCTAATGGAAAAGATGGGCGACTTCATCCAGAGGGGTGTCTCAGCACCAGGATTGGACCACAACGTTAAGTGGCCCTTCACGCCCATCGTCAAGAAGGGCGACAAGGTCGTATCCGGACAGATAATCGGCACTGTCCCGGAAAGGTCCATCATCCACAAGGTCATGGTCCCGCCAGGAATCTCCGGCGTTGTTGAGGAGATCAGAGGAGGGGAATTCACCGTTGACGACCCAGTTGCCCTCATCGGCGGCAAGAAGGTCACGATGTTGCAGAAATGGCCGGTCCGTGTCGGAAGGCCGTTCAGCGTCAAGACCGCCCCGGACACCCCGCTCGTCACCGGGCAGAGGATCATGGACACGCTGTTCCCGCTCACCAAGGGCGGTACTGGCGCCATCCCCGGTGCATTCGGTACCGGAAAGACCGTCACCCAGCAACAACTGGCCAAGTGGTCCGACGCGGAGATCGTGGTCTACATAGGCTGCGGTGAGCGCGGCAACGAGATGACCGAAGTGCTTACGACCTTCCCGTTCCTGGACGACCCTAAGACCGGAAAGCCGTTGATGGGCAGGACGGTCCTTATCGCCAACACCTCCAACATGCCGGTCGCGGCCCGTGAGGCCTCGGTCTACACGGGAATGACCATCGCTGAATACTACAGGGACATGGGCTACAACGTCTCGCTGATGGCAGACTCGACCTCCAGATGGGCAGAGGCAATGAGAGAAATCTCCTCCAGGCTGGAAGAGATGCCAGGCGAGGAAGGATATCCCGCTTACCTGTCCGCCAGGCTGTCCGAGTTCTACGAGCGTGCCGGACGTATCACCACCGTCGCGGGCGAAACCGGGTCGATCTCTGTCGTCGGTGCGGTCTCTCCGCCAGGCGGAGATCTGAACGAGCCGGTCACTCAGAACACACTGCGTATCGTCCGTGTCTTCTGGGCGTTGGACTCCAAGCTCCGTGAGAGGAGGCATTTCCCGGCCATCAACTGGCTGACTTCGTACTCATTGTACGCTGGTCAGCTGGACGGATGGTACAAGTCGAACGTGGCCGAGGACTTCCCCGAGCTAAGGAACTGGGCCACCGAGCTCCTGCAGAAAGAAGCAGAGCTCCAGGAGATCGTGCAATTGGTCGGTTCCGACGCGCTTCCCGAGGAACAGAAACTCGTTCTCGAAGTGGCAAGGACGATCCGCGAGGTCTTCCTGCAGCAGAACGCCTACCACCCGGTGGACACCTACTCCCCGCTGAAACGGCAGTACGCTTACCTCAAGACCATCAAGATGTTCTCGGACCGCGCCGAGAAGGCGGTCGAGAACGAGATATCCGTCGAGACCATCTCGAACATGCCCATCAGGTCCAGACTCCAGAGGGCAAAGCTGGAGCCGACGGTGGACCAGGATCTCGAAGCAATCATGGCCGGAATGGACAAGGATTTCGAAGCACTGGGGGCGAAGTAA